TTAAAGGATGAACTAAGAAACAAAACCGTTTTTCCGTGGGCTAAATAGTTTTGTCACTTACGTTGGAGGATTATATTAGATGTATTCAGTTTTCAGAGCTATAAATAGTGTATTGTTTGCCTTTGAGATGATTTTGGTGGCCAGAGCAGTTCTTTCGTGGTTTCCGATATCAAGGAATAACAAATTTATAGATTTGCTTCATGCTATTACTGAACCGGTGCTTTCACCTATACGTAATATGCTCAGCAGATCAAGTATATTTAATAATTCCATGCTGTCTATGATGGATTTTTCTCCAATTGTTGCATTTCTGCTTATTGAAGTAATTAGAAATGTGGTTTTAAGTATATTTAGAATATTTATATATTAGGATTATATGGATAAAAACGAATTATTAAAGATGGTTTCAAAGCTAGAGGATAGGGTGCTTGTTTCACGTTTGTTGGACAAGATTGAACAGTGCCGTTATTCCTCTTTTGCATATTCAGATTTCCTTTCTCCTTACGAAGCTTCTGTTTCTAAAAAGATTTTGGACAGAGTCAAGGAGGTTTTTTACAAACTAACGGGTGGATATGATGGGGCAGAAAGAGTTATAACTGTCATAAGCAATGATTTTATCGAAGAGGATATACCATATAGCACTCCCATAAGCTTGTTGAGAATATCACCTGTTACTGAAAATAAGCTTTCCCATAGGGATTACCTCGGGTCGTTACTTGGGTTGGGAATAAAGAGAGAAAAAATCGGAGATATCCTTGTAAGTGAAAAATGTACAGATGTTTTTGTTATTGATAAGATAGCGGAATATATATCTTATAATTTGGACAAAATTGGTAATACAAAGGTTCATTGTGAATTATGTGATATATATCAGTTTACTCCACCGCAAAAGAAGGTACGGAGCATAAATACCACAGTAGCTTCTCTGCGTGCTGATTCTGTAGCATCCAGTGGGTTTGGTTTGTCCAGAACAAAGGTAATGGACTATTTTAAAGCACAGAAGGTTAACGTAAACTGGGAACTGGTGCAAAGCCCATCCAAAATGTTGACTGAGGGAGATGTGATTTCAATACGGGGAATGGGAAGAATTGTTCTTGAAAAAGTTTTGGGTAATACCAGAAAGGATAGAATCAGTATAATTATAAAACGTTTCGAATAATTTATTGTTTCGAGAAAGGGTGACCATTATGAATTATACGCCGAATGATCTTGATAATATAAAATTTAAGAAGAATTTTATGGGATATAATGAGGATCAGGTTAACGAGGTATTAGACAGTGTAATACAGGATTATGAGCTTTACATAAAAGAAAATATAGAGCTTAAAGATAGGATTTCAGTATTAAATGAAGGTATTCAACACTATAAAAATATTGAGGAATCTCTTCAAAATACACTTATAGTGGCACAGCAGACAGGTGAGGAGATTAAGAAAAATTCCTATGAAAAAGCAGAAAACATTATCAAGGAGGCTGAATTAAAAGCTCAGAGGGTAATTAACGATGCCAATCAGGAAGTTATAAAGATTCGGTTTGAGTATGAAGAAATGAAGAAAAGGCTTCACCTTTTCAAAACCAAGTCAGAAACACTTTTATTGTCTCAGCTTGAATTGCTGAAACAGTTATTTAACACTGATAATGATGAAGAGTAGCAAATGATGATTAAACTTTAAAACCCTTAGAAACAAAGTATACTTGTTTCCAAGGGTTTTAGTGTGTAATGGAATAATCATAAAAAATGTGATATAATTACAAACATATTTTCAAGTAAATCTATGACGTAACAATAACTGTGGGGTGTTGTTTTTGCAGGTCAAAAAAGTAAAAAAGAAAAAAAAGTACAAACGGGTTGAGAGTGGTTTTTCAAAATATAAAAATGAAATTTTAGGTCTTATTTTATTTGCTTTTGGTATTCTGGCTTTTTTCAGTTTTATATTTACAAAATCCATGGGTGTTTTCGGTAAAGGTATAACAAATGTTATGCTCGGTTTTCTAGGTGTAGCAGCATATGCAGTTCCTGTTGCTTTTATAGTATATGGTGTAGCTATGATATTTAAAATGGACAGCCGTAATTTTAAATGCCGTTTTATTTATTTTGGTATACTTTTAATATTGCTTTCTGCATTTTTTCAAGTATCTGTATTTGATTATGAAGAATATGCGGGCAGAAATTTATTTTACAGTATTTCAAAATTCTATTCAGACGGTAAGGTATTATCCGGGGGAGGTATTCTCGGAGGTCTGTTAAGTTTACCTTTTTTGATGACATTCCAGGTTTTGGGAACTGTAATAATTCTGACAACTATATCAATTATTGATATTATTCTGTTAACAAATGTTTCAATGGCGGCGTTCCTTAAGAATGTTTCGCTATATTTCTCCAACAAAATGAAATCTGCAAAGGAAAACAGAAAAATAAAGAAGCAGGAGAGAATTGAAGCTCAGGAGGAATCTGTAAATGATACTGAGCTTAGTGATGAAAAACCTGACAAGAAGAAAAAAGTAATTAATTTCAGAATAGAAAGGGAGAACAGAGGAAAATCAGCTAAAAAGCTTGAAAAAGATGCGGAAAACCCTGAGCCTGAGATAGAAAATGTTGAGACAGAGGAAGTGCCGGAAGAATTTACTGTTAGCCTCACAGGGTTTAATGATGCTGCTGATGAACTGGTAATATCTGATATAAAGGATGCTGGATTGTGTCCTGACAACAATTTTATCGATGTTGAGAATCAGGATGTCCCTGCCGAAACTACAAACACAGAGGGACAAATAAGTCAGCCGGTACAAAAAATGGATACAGCTTCTGAAAGCGACCCGGATGAACTTGTTATACCTCAGACAGAGATACAGAAGCCTATGATATACAATTATCCTTCAACGGATTTACTGGATTCAAATAAGGACGATCTCAATGTTAAGGCATTAAAGAATGTCGCACTTGAAGGTGCAAAGAAGCTTGAGGATACATTAAAGAGCTTTGGGGTTGATGCACGTGTTATAAATATCAGCCGTGGGCCTGCAGTAACCAGATATGAAATACAGCCAAGCCCCGGAGTTAAAGTAAGCAAGATTGTTAATCTGTCGGATGATATTGCACTTAATCTTGCAGCAGCAGGCGTGAGAATTGAAGCTCCAATTCCAGGTAAAGCCGCGGTAGGTATTGAAGTGCCAAACAAGGATATGTCTACCGTACTATTAAGGGACATTATCGAATCAAGAGAATTTGCAAACCATTCGTCAAAACTTGCTTTTTCGGTAGGTAAAGACATTTCAGGGGAAACGGTTGTTGCCGATATCGCAAAAATGCCTCATTTGCTGGTTGCAGGTGCCACTGGGTCGGGAAAAAGTGTGTGTATCAACAGCCTTATAATGAGTATACTATTCAAAGCGTCACCGGAAGAGGTTAAGCTTCTGATGGTTGACCCAAAAGTAGTTGAGCTTGGCATCTATAATGGTATTCCTCATCTGCTGATACCCGTCGTTACAGATCCCAAAAAGGCAGCAGGGGCACTTAATTGGGCTGTACAGGAAATGGTAAACAGGTACAAGGTTTTTGCGGACAAGGGGGTAAGAGATTTAAAGGGGTACAATGCAATGCTCAAGGCAAATAATGAGCAGGGCATATTGCCTCATATTGTAATTATTGTAGACGAACTTGCGGATCTTATGATGGTTGCTCCAAATGATGTAGAAGACGCAATATGCCGTCTGGCACAGATGGCACGTGCTGCGGGAATGCACTTGGTAATTGCGACCCAAAGGCCGTCTGTAGACGTAATTACCGGTGTTATAAAAGCCAATATTCCTTCGAGAATTTCTTTTGCAGTATCGTCACAGGTGGACTCAAGGACAATACTTGATATGAGCGGGGCAGAAAAACTTCTTGGTAAGGGAGATATGTTATTTTATCCGGTTGGAGAGCCAAAGCCTTTGAGAGTAAAGGGATCATTTGTATCTGATACGGAAGTTGAAAGAGTAGTAGAATTTATTAAAACACAGGGTTACACCTCATATGATGAAGATATAATTGAAAAAATAAATGACCAGGCAACGGGAAAAGATGATAACCCTGGAGATAACGACGAACTTTTGAATCAGGCTATAGAAATGGTAGTTGAAGCTGGACAGGCATCTGTTTCCTTTGTTCAGAGGAAGTTCAAAGTAGGCTATTCACGTGCTGCAAGAATAATAGATCAGATGGAAGCAAGAAATATAGTAGGCAGGTTTGAGGGCAGCAAGCCAAGACAGGTTTTGATATCAAAACAACAGTGGATGGAAATGCAAATGAACCAAAAGGACTTGCAGAAGGACTAATTAGAGTAAAATTTTAAATAGTATAAATATATAAAAGATGTATGGATTACTGTAATGATTCATACATCTTTTTGTATTTTTTGTATATTATGTATTTCCCGCAAAGGTTATAATTTTCCCCATATTTTCATAACTATTTATAAAAAGTCAATAGTGGACTAGCTAAAGAATTTTTAATATACGCGGGGGTGCAGAATGTTTATTTTAACTACATTTAATGCTTGTTTAATGGTTCTACTTCTATCTTATGTATTTTACAGGCTTTTGAAAAACAAAGAAGCAGTGACGCTTATTTCCTTTACAATTCAGCTTTCAGCATTAACAATAGTGATTCTTTCTCTTGTAAATCACGTGAATACAAGTAATATTATAGAACTTTTCTACATAGTGTTCGGGATATTGATTCCATCTTGCTTCATTATCTGGGATTACAGGCATACAATTAAAAGTAGTAACAATAAAGAAAGACATCAGGATTATATAACTATTGAGAATAAAATATTACAGCAACAAGGTAATTTATCGGAATCCTCATCCATAAGTACTGCCGACAGCTGCCAAAAGGTTATGGATATATTGGAAAATGAAGATTCTGTTGATGATATCATAGCTGAATTGATTTTATTAAAAGATGATTTATTTCTGGGGATTAAGAAGAAACTAATTCAAGCCGAGAACAGATATAGTCAGGGAAATTTTGATTTTGCATACGATATATATAAAGGCATGCTGGACATTACACAAG
This genomic stretch from Ruminiclostridium cellulolyticum H10 harbors:
- a CDS encoding DivIVA domain-containing protein; this encodes MNYTPNDLDNIKFKKNFMGYNEDQVNEVLDSVIQDYELYIKENIELKDRISVLNEGIQHYKNIEESLQNTLIVAQQTGEEIKKNSYEKAENIIKEAELKAQRVINDANQEVIKIRFEYEEMKKRLHLFKTKSETLLLSQLELLKQLFNTDNDEE
- a CDS encoding YggT family protein, which codes for MYSVFRAINSVLFAFEMILVARAVLSWFPISRNNKFIDLLHAITEPVLSPIRNMLSRSSIFNNSMLSMMDFSPIVAFLLIEVIRNVVLSIFRIFIY
- a CDS encoding RNA-binding protein, whose product is MDKNELLKMVSKLEDRVLVSRLLDKIEQCRYSSFAYSDFLSPYEASVSKKILDRVKEVFYKLTGGYDGAERVITVISNDFIEEDIPYSTPISLLRISPVTENKLSHRDYLGSLLGLGIKREKIGDILVSEKCTDVFVIDKIAEYISYNLDKIGNTKVHCELCDIYQFTPPQKKVRSINTTVASLRADSVASSGFGLSRTKVMDYFKAQKVNVNWELVQSPSKMLTEGDVISIRGMGRIVLEKVLGNTRKDRISIIIKRFE
- a CDS encoding FtsK/SpoIIIE family DNA translocase — encoded protein: MLFLQVKKVKKKKKYKRVESGFSKYKNEILGLILFAFGILAFFSFIFTKSMGVFGKGITNVMLGFLGVAAYAVPVAFIVYGVAMIFKMDSRNFKCRFIYFGILLILLSAFFQVSVFDYEEYAGRNLFYSISKFYSDGKVLSGGGILGGLLSLPFLMTFQVLGTVIILTTISIIDIILLTNVSMAAFLKNVSLYFSNKMKSAKENRKIKKQERIEAQEESVNDTELSDEKPDKKKKVINFRIERENRGKSAKKLEKDAENPEPEIENVETEEVPEEFTVSLTGFNDAADELVISDIKDAGLCPDNNFIDVENQDVPAETTNTEGQISQPVQKMDTASESDPDELVIPQTEIQKPMIYNYPSTDLLDSNKDDLNVKALKNVALEGAKKLEDTLKSFGVDARVINISRGPAVTRYEIQPSPGVKVSKIVNLSDDIALNLAAAGVRIEAPIPGKAAVGIEVPNKDMSTVLLRDIIESREFANHSSKLAFSVGKDISGETVVADIAKMPHLLVAGATGSGKSVCINSLIMSILFKASPEEVKLLMVDPKVVELGIYNGIPHLLIPVVTDPKKAAGALNWAVQEMVNRYKVFADKGVRDLKGYNAMLKANNEQGILPHIVIIVDELADLMMVAPNDVEDAICRLAQMARAAGMHLVIATQRPSVDVITGVIKANIPSRISFAVSSQVDSRTILDMSGAEKLLGKGDMLFYPVGEPKPLRVKGSFVSDTEVERVVEFIKTQGYTSYDEDIIEKINDQATGKDDNPGDNDELLNQAIEMVVEAGQASVSFVQRKFKVGYSRAARIIDQMEARNIVGRFEGSKPRQVLISKQQWMEMQMNQKDLQKD